The Candidatus Nitrosymbiomonas proteolyticus genome has a segment encoding these proteins:
- a CDS encoding O-methyltransferase → MAELHHPDLRSYLDSLVPKRPRELQIMEEYAREHGFPIVGPASGQFCYLQARLIGAKRVFELGSGYGYSTAWFCRAVRENGGGEVHHVVWDKDLSNRARRHLDSLGYGDIVRFTVGEAVNALIHAEGPFDLIFNDIEKEAYPASLPVISEKLRSGGLLIVDNLLWSGRVFDPSDTEASTQAIREFTRLVVNDPGWVASLVPIRDGLLVAQKA, encoded by the coding sequence ATGGCCGAACTTCACCATCCGGACCTCAGGTCTTATCTCGATTCGCTCGTCCCCAAGCGGCCGCGCGAGCTGCAGATCATGGAGGAGTACGCGCGCGAGCATGGGTTTCCGATCGTGGGCCCGGCTTCGGGGCAATTCTGCTACCTTCAAGCGCGGCTGATCGGAGCCAAGCGCGTGTTCGAACTCGGGTCCGGCTACGGTTATTCGACGGCTTGGTTCTGCAGGGCCGTTCGAGAAAACGGCGGCGGCGAAGTGCATCATGTCGTTTGGGACAAGGACCTCTCGAATCGGGCTCGCCGACACCTTGACTCCCTCGGATATGGTGACATCGTCCGGTTCACGGTGGGCGAGGCCGTGAACGCGCTGATTCACGCCGAAGGGCCCTTCGATCTCATCTTCAACGACATCGAAAAGGAGGCCTATCCGGCCTCGCTTCCGGTTATCTCCGAGAAGTTGCGCTCGGGAGGGTTGCTGATCGTCGACAACTTGCTTTGGAGCGGGCGCGTATTCGACCCCAGTGACACTGAAGCCTCGACTCAAGCCATTCGAGAGTTCACAAGACTCGTCGTAAACGATCCCGGGTGGGTGGCTTCGCTCGTACCGATTCGGGACGGCCTCCTCGTAGCTCAAAAGGCGTAG
- a CDS encoding peptide chain release factor 1 has protein sequence MLDKLAAIEERYDQIEAQLQDLDVVQDPSALQRLGKERASLEEIVGVIKEYRKCLEDLADAESLLSDEEMRDLAQAEIQHLKVRSEELEHNLKLKLLATDPNDDKSVIIEIRQAAGGQEAALFAGELFRMYTRYAERRKWKYDLVEMEESDLGGVSRVVFSIDAVGAYSQLKHESGVHRVQRVPATESGGRIHTSTITVAVLPAVEDVEVEIRSDDLEVSTFRSSSAGGQHMQKNETAIRIVHKPTGIAVTCQDERSQQQNRLKAMEVLRAKLYQLEQERLDRERGALRKGQIGSGDRSEKIRTYNFPQQRITDHRIGLSVHNTTEFMDGAIQEMIDALNQAEQAAKLAALDDSAVGAGRA, from the coding sequence ATGTTGGACAAGCTCGCCGCCATCGAAGAGCGGTACGACCAGATCGAAGCGCAGTTGCAGGACCTCGACGTCGTTCAGGATCCGAGCGCGCTGCAGCGCCTGGGCAAGGAGCGAGCCTCGCTCGAAGAGATCGTCGGCGTGATCAAAGAATATCGGAAATGTCTTGAGGACCTAGCCGATGCCGAGTCCCTCTTGAGCGACGAGGAAATGCGCGACCTGGCCCAAGCTGAGATTCAGCACTTGAAAGTTAGGTCCGAAGAACTCGAACACAACCTCAAGCTCAAACTTCTGGCGACCGACCCCAACGACGACAAGTCCGTCATCATCGAAATCCGCCAAGCCGCAGGGGGCCAAGAGGCTGCGCTCTTTGCAGGCGAGTTGTTCAGGATGTACACGCGCTATGCTGAGCGTCGAAAGTGGAAGTACGACCTGGTCGAGATGGAAGAATCCGACCTTGGGGGGGTCAGCCGCGTCGTGTTCTCCATCGACGCGGTAGGCGCCTACAGCCAGCTCAAGCACGAGAGCGGCGTTCATCGAGTCCAGAGGGTGCCCGCCACAGAGAGCGGTGGCCGGATTCACACCTCGACGATCACCGTGGCGGTCTTGCCGGCTGTGGAGGACGTCGAGGTGGAAATCCGCTCGGACGACCTTGAGGTCTCGACGTTCCGATCCAGTTCGGCGGGCGGACAGCATATGCAGAAGAACGAGACCGCCATCCGCATCGTCCACAAGCCGACCGGGATCGCCGTTACGTGTCAAGACGAGCGCAGCCAACAGCAAAACCGCCTCAAGGCGATGGAGGTACTGAGAGCCAAGCTGTACCAACTCGAACAGGAGCGGCTCGACCGCGAGCGTGGCGCGCTCCGCAAGGGGCAGATCGGAAGCGGCGACAGGTCGGAGAAAATTCGCACCTATAACTTCCCGCAGCAGCGAATCACCGACCACCGAATCGGCCTGAGCGTACACAACACCACCGAGTTCATGGACGGCGCGATCCAAGAGATGATCGACGCTCTCAATCAGGCCGAGCAAGCGGCGAAGCTCGCGGCGCTCGACGATTCCGCGGTGGGGGCAGGACGAGCTTAG
- a CDS encoding DNA-binding response regulator, OmpR family, contains REC and winged-helix (wHTH) domain, which translates to MKVLVVDDEPTLLETVEMKLKREGYTTFATDNAEDAMRLYRRVRPDLLVLDIMLPGRSGLDLCRAIRKESQTPIIFITARSEDEDRIKGLEMGADDYLVKPFHLGELAARVRAVLRRSVGEPAIDPVDYGGLYIDPKTHTATLHGKLLDLAPKEFALLYFLARNPGQVFDRDTLLDRVWGRDAYVTARTIDVHIRWLRKHIEVDPDRPKLLLTVRGVGYKFAA; encoded by the coding sequence ATGAAGGTACTGGTTGTCGACGACGAGCCTACGCTTCTCGAAACGGTCGAGATGAAGCTCAAGCGCGAGGGGTATACGACCTTCGCCACAGACAACGCCGAGGACGCGATGCGGCTCTACCGTAGGGTTCGCCCGGACCTCCTCGTGCTCGACATCATGCTCCCAGGGCGTTCGGGGCTCGATCTGTGCCGGGCGATCCGGAAGGAGAGCCAAACCCCGATCATCTTCATTACGGCCCGCTCCGAAGACGAAGATCGAATCAAGGGCCTCGAAATGGGCGCCGACGACTATCTCGTCAAGCCTTTCCATTTGGGCGAACTGGCTGCGCGGGTTCGGGCGGTGCTACGGCGGTCGGTCGGCGAGCCCGCCATCGACCCGGTCGACTACGGCGGGCTTTACATCGACCCCAAGACCCACACGGCGACGCTACACGGAAAGCTCCTCGACCTCGCGCCCAAGGAGTTCGCGCTCCTTTACTTTCTTGCCCGGAACCCAGGCCAGGTCTTCGATCGCGACACGCTGCTCGACAGGGTTTGGGGTCGGGACGCCTACGTTACCGCTCGAACGATCGACGTCCACATCCGTTGGCTTCGCAAGCACATCGAAGTGGACCCAGATCGGCCGAAGTTGCTCCTGACGGTGAGGGGCGTGGGCTATAAGTTCGCGGCCTAG
- a CDS encoding SAM-dependent methyltransferase, giving the protein MLESAVPQAHEPAGPEGRLLQKVARALQLDGHDLRSLAAADLSGCDQLHVGGRRATLDLLRRAPLSAGSLILDVGCGLGGPSRSLAEAGHRVLGVDVSPEFCAAARVLTGWVGLSPRATFVVGRAERLPVRSNVFDGVWLQHVNMKVQDTLGLLGEAARVMKPGGRLVIHEVFAGEAPARYPTPWALEASSSHLAPAGRFVELLAAAGFDLKQWQDLQAESEGWARKVEETLAAGVRPHLGPSVVFGERTEEMLSNLVKNVRERRVQVFAGCALKPA; this is encoded by the coding sequence GTGTTAGAATCCGCCGTGCCTCAAGCGCATGAACCCGCAGGGCCCGAAGGCCGGTTGCTCCAGAAGGTAGCCCGCGCCCTCCAACTCGACGGCCACGACCTCCGCTCACTCGCCGCCGCAGACCTGTCCGGATGCGATCAACTCCACGTAGGCGGGCGACGAGCGACCCTCGACCTCCTGCGACGCGCGCCGCTCTCGGCAGGGAGCTTGATCCTCGATGTGGGATGTGGCCTGGGCGGGCCCTCACGCTCGCTTGCCGAGGCCGGCCACCGGGTCCTGGGAGTCGATGTCTCACCCGAATTCTGCGCGGCGGCCCGGGTTCTTACGGGATGGGTCGGCCTGAGCCCAAGGGCGACCTTTGTCGTGGGCCGCGCCGAAAGGCTTCCGGTGAGGTCGAATGTGTTCGATGGCGTGTGGCTGCAACACGTCAACATGAAGGTTCAAGACACCCTCGGGCTGCTTGGCGAAGCGGCGCGGGTGATGAAGCCCGGAGGACGCCTGGTGATCCATGAGGTCTTTGCAGGAGAAGCTCCCGCGCGGTATCCGACGCCTTGGGCCTTGGAAGCGAGCAGTAGCCACTTGGCGCCCGCAGGCCGATTCGTCGAGCTCCTCGCTGCCGCGGGCTTCGATCTCAAGCAATGGCAGGATCTCCAAGCGGAGTCTGAGGGGTGGGCACGCAAGGTGGAGGAAACGCTCGCAGCGGGAGTCCGGCCCCATCTCGGCCCAAGCGTCGTTTTCGGCGAGCGCACGGAAGAGATGCTGAGTAACCTCGTGAAGAACGTGCGGGAGAGGCGGGTTCAGGTTTTTGCCGGATGTGCCCTGAAGCCCGCCTAA
- a CDS encoding alanyl-tRNA synthetase has protein sequence MPDMTARELRQKYLEFFQSKGHLLHPSGSLVPYDVTGRLDESLLFNGAGMVQFKPYFRGIAEPPSKRLTNCQKCVRTGDIEEIGDLTHLSFFEMLGNFSFGDYFKKEAIAFSWEFLTSSEWLGLDPKRLSFTVFEEDDESLDHWASHLQAAGIDPSTRVYRLGEDTNYWPAGAFSSGPPGPCGPNTEMFYWVLDSEPPPSGPYLREDWSRDEAAGKWLEVWNDVFIQYEWKGGLRDPSRPDKGYEKQGMDDLPFQSVDTGMGLERTITVLNGKRSVYDNDLFEPLFRALSEVVSPDVRERAGDWATGHSEKAKAGRVIADHIRSACLCIGDGILPSNTGRGYVLRRLIRRAVLKGDRALGIGEVFLWKLYEGVAEALGGVYDELVSRREVIVETLKNEEELFRGTLAKGIGELSHYLKLARRTPQAGTMPGPLAFQLYDTYGFPLEVTQELCAEAGIEVEVDGFYEALKEAQERSRAARGNATVYGGVVLRFDLSVLSGQQDDAKPTPTRFVGYDATETQATIVGACQVEGGQLAVALDQTPFYAESGGEVSDTGVIEGEGFRLEVLDLIKQDGVYVHLAEPDFDATGLTQEALIQKLFRQAVTARVDAPRRRKITRNHTATHLLHAALRQVLGKHVTQAGSLVAPDHLRFDFTHSKGMTPVELAEVERLVNERVLEARPVQVHSDVPIAEAKKRGAMALFGEKYGDTVRMIEVPGFSLELCGGCHVRNTAEIGLFKVLHESSAASGVRRIEAVTGEGAYEWVRQMESTLREASSKLKAQAAELPGAIERLQEQLRDERKRLERLRSQASSASPENVVGVEGIELAVESLTDADMQETTLAADRLVEGNPKRVAVVAGTSNGKVMLVAKVGEEARSRGAHAGNLVRDLAKIVGGGGGGRPDFATAGGKDPSRVNEALSIAAAALRKQVQ, from the coding sequence TTGCCCGACATGACCGCCCGCGAGCTGCGCCAGAAATACCTCGAGTTCTTCCAATCCAAGGGCCACCTGCTGCACCCTTCGGGCTCGCTCGTGCCTTACGACGTCACGGGACGACTCGACGAATCGCTCCTGTTCAACGGCGCGGGGATGGTGCAGTTCAAGCCGTACTTCCGAGGGATCGCAGAACCGCCCAGCAAGCGCCTCACCAATTGCCAGAAGTGCGTGCGAACCGGCGACATCGAGGAGATCGGCGACCTCACCCACCTCAGCTTCTTCGAGATGCTGGGGAACTTCAGCTTCGGCGACTACTTCAAGAAAGAGGCGATCGCGTTCTCTTGGGAGTTCCTGACCTCGAGCGAATGGCTCGGACTCGACCCGAAGCGCCTATCGTTCACCGTTTTCGAGGAAGACGACGAGTCGCTCGACCACTGGGCGTCCCACCTTCAGGCCGCAGGGATCGACCCTTCGACGCGGGTGTACAGGCTCGGCGAGGACACCAACTACTGGCCCGCGGGAGCGTTCTCCAGCGGTCCGCCGGGACCTTGCGGGCCTAATACGGAGATGTTCTATTGGGTGCTGGATTCCGAACCACCCCCTTCGGGACCCTACTTGCGGGAAGACTGGAGTCGCGACGAAGCCGCTGGGAAGTGGCTCGAGGTCTGGAACGACGTGTTCATCCAGTACGAATGGAAGGGCGGGCTCCGCGATCCTTCCCGCCCGGACAAGGGCTATGAGAAGCAGGGCATGGACGACCTGCCGTTCCAGTCCGTCGACACTGGAATGGGACTCGAACGCACGATTACAGTGCTGAACGGCAAGCGGTCGGTGTACGACAACGACCTGTTCGAGCCGCTGTTTCGCGCCCTGAGCGAGGTCGTTTCGCCGGACGTTAGGGAGAGGGCGGGGGACTGGGCGACGGGTCATTCCGAAAAGGCGAAGGCCGGTAGGGTGATCGCCGACCACATCCGTTCGGCGTGCCTTTGCATAGGGGACGGGATCCTGCCCTCGAACACAGGGCGGGGCTATGTGTTGCGGCGTTTGATTCGGCGGGCGGTGCTGAAGGGCGACCGGGCGCTGGGAATCGGCGAGGTGTTCCTCTGGAAGCTGTATGAGGGAGTGGCTGAGGCGCTGGGAGGGGTGTACGACGAGCTTGTATCCCGGCGCGAGGTGATCGTCGAGACGCTGAAGAACGAGGAGGAGTTGTTTAGGGGGACTCTCGCCAAAGGCATCGGCGAACTTTCCCACTACTTGAAGCTCGCCCGGCGAACACCACAAGCCGGTACGATGCCGGGACCCTTGGCCTTCCAACTCTACGACACCTACGGCTTCCCCCTCGAAGTCACCCAGGAACTCTGCGCAGAGGCCGGAATCGAGGTCGAGGTCGATGGATTCTATGAGGCGCTCAAGGAGGCCCAGGAGCGCTCCCGCGCGGCGAGGGGAAACGCCACCGTCTATGGCGGCGTGGTCCTCCGGTTCGATCTATCCGTGCTTTCCGGACAACAAGACGACGCCAAACCCACCCCGACCCGCTTCGTCGGGTACGACGCAACCGAGACCCAGGCCACGATCGTGGGAGCGTGCCAGGTCGAGGGCGGCCAGCTCGCCGTCGCGCTCGATCAGACCCCGTTCTATGCCGAATCCGGCGGCGAGGTCTCCGACACCGGCGTGATCGAAGGCGAGGGGTTCCGACTCGAAGTGCTCGATCTGATCAAGCAGGACGGGGTTTACGTGCATCTGGCCGAGCCGGACTTCGACGCTACGGGCCTGACGCAAGAAGCGCTCATCCAAAAGCTCTTTCGGCAGGCCGTCACCGCCCGAGTCGATGCGCCACGCAGGCGGAAGATCACCCGCAACCACACCGCGACCCACCTGCTGCACGCCGCACTTCGGCAGGTTCTGGGCAAACACGTCACGCAAGCGGGCTCGCTCGTCGCGCCCGACCACCTCCGGTTTGACTTCACGCACAGCAAGGGAATGACGCCGGTCGAACTCGCCGAAGTCGAGCGGCTGGTCAATGAGCGGGTCCTCGAAGCCCGTCCCGTTCAGGTCCACAGCGACGTTCCGATCGCCGAAGCCAAGAAGCGCGGAGCGATGGCGCTGTTCGGCGAGAAGTATGGCGACACGGTGCGGATGATCGAGGTTCCGGGTTTCAGCCTCGAACTTTGCGGCGGGTGCCACGTTCGCAACACGGCGGAGATCGGGCTGTTCAAGGTCCTTCACGAATCCAGCGCCGCGAGCGGGGTCAGGCGAATCGAAGCGGTCACCGGCGAGGGCGCGTACGAGTGGGTCAGGCAGATGGAATCGACTCTGCGCGAGGCGTCGTCCAAGCTCAAAGCCCAGGCGGCGGAGCTTCCCGGCGCAATCGAGCGCTTGCAAGAGCAGCTTAGGGACGAGCGGAAGCGGCTGGAGAGGCTCCGCTCCCAGGCTTCCTCCGCATCGCCAGAGAACGTAGTCGGTGTCGAAGGGATCGAGCTCGCCGTCGAGTCGCTTACGGACGCCGATATGCAGGAGACCACGCTCGCCGCGGACCGGCTGGTCGAGGGCAACCCCAAACGGGTGGCAGTCGTAGCGGGCACCTCGAACGGCAAAGTGATGCTCGTTGCAAAGGTGGGCGAGGAAGCCAGGAGTCGGGGCGCCCACGCTGGCAACCTCGTGCGCGACCTCGCCAAAATCGTCGGAGGCGGAGGGGGAGGGAGGCCCGACTTTGCGACCGCAGGGGGCAAAGACCCTTCGCGCGTCAACGAGGCTCTCTCGATAGCAGCAGCGGCCCTCCGCAAGCAGGTTCAATAA
- a CDS encoding gamma-glutamyltransferase, with translation MAYSEGMIRGKALAASVCWLALAGSSLAQGPLNYRVRSGLVVSDSEIASKVGAEVLRKGGNAIDAAVATAFALAVTLPAAGNLGGGGFLVIRMPDGSRYALDFRERAPGGATRDMYLGPDGKPVPRRSTVGWLAAGVPGSVAGLGEAHRRFGKLRWRDVVEPARKLASEGFELPSGLARSLRGQMSTFEAFPESYRVFNRNGRPYEWGEKFVQDDLGRTLTRIRDQGASEFYTGKTALLIAEDMAANGGLITLADLKAYLPVWREPVVGTYRGYEVLSMPPPSSGGIALLEMLNILEHYDLKQAGYGSAQHTHYLIEAMKRAFADRAEHLGDPDFHKVPVGGLTAKEYAEKLHRSIARNRATPAADLRPWMPPIRESEHTTHFSVVDEQGMAVSLTTTINDSYGCKAMVQGAGFLLNNEMDDFAAKPGIPNLYGLIQGEANAIAAGKRPLSSMTPTIVLKDGTLAFVAGSPGGPTIINTVLQTIVNVVDHGMSIQDAVSAPRVHHQWLPDEVRWEPRGISPDTKALLESMGHKFAARPGSMGSCHCIQIDPSTGARLAGIDPRLEDAGAAGY, from the coding sequence GAAGGCATGATTCGGGGAAAGGCGCTCGCTGCTTCCGTTTGCTGGCTCGCACTTGCAGGCTCTTCGCTCGCGCAAGGACCGCTGAACTATCGAGTTCGTTCAGGCTTGGTGGTGTCCGACAGCGAAATCGCATCAAAGGTCGGGGCGGAGGTCTTGCGAAAAGGAGGAAACGCGATCGATGCGGCCGTCGCCACGGCGTTCGCTCTCGCCGTCACTTTGCCCGCTGCTGGGAATCTGGGAGGCGGTGGGTTCCTGGTGATCCGGATGCCCGACGGTTCTCGTTACGCGCTCGACTTTCGCGAAAGGGCGCCGGGCGGCGCGACTCGGGACATGTACTTGGGTCCCGACGGCAAGCCCGTTCCTCGACGCTCTACGGTAGGGTGGCTTGCCGCGGGAGTTCCGGGATCGGTCGCGGGTTTGGGGGAGGCGCACCGCAGGTTTGGCAAGCTGCGATGGCGGGACGTGGTCGAACCTGCGCGCAAGCTCGCCTCGGAGGGGTTCGAATTGCCTTCGGGCCTAGCGAGAAGCCTGAGGGGCCAGATGTCGACCTTCGAGGCGTTTCCCGAATCGTATCGGGTCTTCAACCGGAATGGGAGACCTTACGAATGGGGCGAGAAGTTCGTTCAAGATGACCTTGGGCGCACTCTGACACGCATACGCGACCAGGGGGCGAGCGAGTTCTATACGGGCAAGACCGCGCTGTTGATCGCCGAAGACATGGCCGCCAACGGAGGACTCATCACTCTCGCAGACCTCAAGGCGTACCTCCCTGTTTGGCGAGAGCCCGTTGTGGGAACCTACCGAGGCTACGAGGTCCTCAGCATGCCGCCGCCGAGTTCTGGAGGGATCGCCCTCCTCGAGATGCTCAACATCCTCGAACATTACGACCTCAAGCAAGCGGGCTACGGGTCGGCTCAGCACACGCACTATCTTATCGAGGCGATGAAGCGGGCCTTTGCTGACCGAGCGGAGCATCTTGGAGACCCTGACTTCCACAAGGTGCCGGTCGGGGGACTCACGGCGAAGGAGTACGCCGAGAAGCTCCACCGCAGCATCGCACGCAACCGAGCTACCCCTGCGGCCGACCTCCGCCCGTGGATGCCTCCGATCCGAGAAAGCGAGCACACGACCCACTTTTCGGTCGTTGACGAGCAGGGGATGGCTGTCTCGCTCACGACTACGATCAACGATAGCTACGGTTGCAAGGCGATGGTTCAAGGGGCGGGTTTCCTTTTGAACAACGAAATGGACGACTTTGCGGCCAAGCCAGGAATCCCCAACCTCTACGGGCTGATTCAGGGTGAAGCCAACGCCATAGCCGCCGGAAAACGGCCCCTCTCGTCGATGACCCCGACGATCGTGTTGAAAGACGGTACGTTGGCGTTCGTTGCGGGGTCTCCCGGTGGCCCGACGATCATCAACACGGTCCTGCAAACGATCGTCAACGTGGTCGATCACGGCATGTCGATCCAGGACGCGGTGTCCGCCCCGCGAGTCCACCATCAGTGGTTGCCGGATGAGGTTCGTTGGGAGCCCAGGGGGATATCCCCCGACACGAAGGCTCTGCTCGAAAGCATGGGACACAAGTTCGCCGCGCGTCCTGGGTCGATGGGGTCGTGCCATTGCATTCAGATCGATCCCTCGACGGGCGCCCGGCTTGCTGGGATCGACCCTCGCCTCGAGGACGCAGGCGCGGCCGGTTATTGA